CCGGGTGAGTTCGGCTGGAGCGGCGTGTTCCGCGCGGCCACCATCGTGTTCTTCGCCTACATCGGCTTCGATGCTGTCTCCACCGCAGCCGGTGAAACCAAGGACCCGCAGCGCAACATGCCGATCGGCCTGCTCGGCTCGCTGGCCGTGTGCACCATCGTCTACATCATCGTCTGTGCGGTGCTGACCGGCATGATGCCCTACCACCTGCTGGGCACCGACAAGCCGGTGGCCACCGCGCTGGAGCCCTACCCGACCCTGTCCTGGCTGAAGACGTTCGTGGAGATCGGTGCCATCGCCGGCCTGTCCTCGGTGGTGCTGGTGATGATGATGGGCCAGACCCGCATCGCCTACACGATCTCCCGCGACGGCCTGCTGCCGAAGTTCTTCGGCAAGGTCCACGCCCGCTTCCGCACCCCGTATGTCGCTACCATCGTGGTCGGCGTGATCGCTGCCGCCCTGGCCGGCCTGGTGCCGCTGAACGTGCTGGGCGAGCTGGTGTCGATGGGCACCCTGCTGGCCTTCGCCACGGTCTGCATCGGCGTGCTGGTACTGCGCTATTCCAAGCCGGAAATCCATCGCCCGTTCCGCGTGCCGATGGTGTGGATCATCTGCCCGCTGGGCGCGGCCACCTGCCTGTTCCTGTTCTGGCAGGCGTTCGTGGTGCACTGGCACCTGTTCGTGGGCTGGACGCTGCTCGGCCTGCTGATCTACCTGGGCTACGGCATCCGCAACAGCAAGCTGGCCAAGTCGCCCTGATCCGCCTACGGGCCGGCCTCGCGCCGGCCCGTCCGTTTTCCCCGCGCGCCAGCCACGGCGCGCTTCGACAAGACCACCACACATGTTCAAGCAACTGTGGGCCACCAAGCACCCGCACGCCGCCCATGAAGACGCCAATGGCCTGAGCCTGCGCCGCCACCTCGGCCCCTGGGGGCTGACCGCCCTCGGCATCGGCGCGGTGATCGGCGGCGGCATCTTCGTCATCACCGGCCAGGCCGCCGCCAACCACGCCGGCCCGGCCATCATGCTGTCCTTCGTGCTGGCCGCCATCTGCTGCGCCTTCTGCGCGCTGGCCTACGCCGAGTTCGCCTCGATGGTGCCGGTTTCCGGCAGCGCCTACACCTACACCTACGCCACCTTCGGCGAGCTCTCGGCCTGGTTCATCGGCTGGATGCTGGTGCTCGAATACGGCGTCTCCGCCTCGGCGGTGGCGGTCAGCTGGACCGGCTACTTCCTCAGCCTGCTCAGCCAGTTCGACATCCATCTGCCCGCCGCGCTGGTCAGCGCGCCACTGGACGCACAGCTGCGCCCCACCGGCGCGATCGCCAACCTGCCCGCCGCGGCACTGGTGATGCTGCTGACCTGGCTGTGCTACGTCGGCATCAGCAAGTCCTCGGCGATGAACATGGCCATGGTCGTGCTCAAGACCGGCTTGATCGTGCTGGTCATCGTTGTCGGCTGGAAGTACGTGGATACCAGCAACTGGACCCCGTTCATCCCGGCCAACGAGGGCCCCGGCAAGTACGGCATGGAAGGCGTGCTGCGCGGCGCGGCGATGGTGTTCTTCGCCTACATCGGCTTCGAGGCAGTGTCGGTGGCGGCGCAGGAATCGAAGAACCCGCAGCGCGACATGCCGATCGGCATGATGCTGTCACTGGTGGTCTGCACCGTGCTGTACATCGCGATGGCCGCGGTGATGACCGGCCTGGTGCCGTTCCAGCTGCTGGGCACCGATGAGCCGGTGGTGACCGCGGTGGCCGCGCATCCGCAGCTGGGTTGGCTGCGCTGGGTGGTCGAGGTCGGCGCGCTGGTCGGCCTGTCCTCGGTGGTGCTGGTGATGATCATCGGCCAGCCGCGCATCTTCATGATCATGGGCCGCGACGGCCTGCTGCCACCGGTGTTCACCAGGATCCATCCGAAGTACCGCACCCCGCACATCAACACCGTGATCACCGGCATCGGCATCGCGCTGCTGGCGGCGCTGTTCCCGCTGGACATCCTCGGCGAACTGACCTCGATGGGCACGCTGATCGCGTTTGCCGCCGTGTGCGCGGGCGTGCTGATCCTGCGCCGCACCCAGCCGGACCTGCCGCGCCCGTTCCGCATGCCGATGGCGTGGCTGATCTGCGGCCTGGGCGTGCTGAGCTGCCTGGCGCTGCTGTCGGCGATGACGATGCACAACTGGATGCTGATGGGCGTGTGGACGTTCGTCGGTTTCGTGATCTATTTCTGCTACGGGTTCAGGCACAGCCGCCTGCGGGGTCAGTGAGGTTTTTTGTTTTGCAGGGCCTGCGGCCCTGCACCCGCGTCTGAAGCCAGAGCAACGGCAAGAGCGGGTGTGTTGGTTTGGCGGGGAGGCATGGGTACGCGGGGGACGCCACGTGCCCATGCCTCCCCACCCCTGACAGTCTCCCGGCGTGTCCGGTAGATCCACGCCATGCGTGGATGAAGCGTTCCCGGAAGCGAATGTATCGGGACGAATCTTCTGTAGAGCCGAGCCATGCTCGGCTGCGAGCAAGCGCAGCGCCGCGACCCGCTTTTCGCTCTTCCTTCTTCACTCCGTGGCCGGCCGCAGCCGGAACCTGTCCGAGGCGGGGCGGGTGGGCCGTGCAGGGGCGTTGGCGCCATGGATGGCGCCATCGAGCTTACAGGGACGTACTTGCAGCGTCCCCGGCACGGCCCACCCGCCCCGCCAAACCCATGAACCGCTCTGCACGACCCGCCACGAGGGGCTCAGCCGTTGGCCGAATCCAGTAAAATCACCCGCATGAACGCCCCCACCTTCCCCTACGACACCGCCCGCCTGGGCGAACTGGCCCAGCTGCTGATCGACAACGTCCGCGAGCTGGCCCAGGCCGGCTGGACCCCGGCTACCAGCAGCAACTTCTCCCACCGCCTGGACGACCGCCACGCCGCGATCACCGTCTCCGGCAAGGACAAGGGCCGCCTGATCGAGGACGACATCATGGTGGTGGACTTCGATGGCAAGGCCGTCGGCCGCCCGCTGCGCCCCTCCGCCGAAACCCTGCTGCACACCCAGCTGTACCGCCGCTTCCCGGAAATCGGCTGCGTGCTGCACACCCATTCGCCGGTGCAGACCATCGCCTCGCGCTTGTACGCGCCGCAGGGCCATGTGCACCTGGAAGGCTACGAGCTGCTGAAGGCCTTCGCCGGCAACAGCACCCACGAGATGGCCATCGACGTACCGGTGTTCGCCAACACCCAGGACATGAACGTGCTTTCGCAGCAGGTCGATGATCTGCTCGACCGCCAGAACCTGTGGGGCTACCTGATCGATGGCCACGGGCTGTACGCCTGGGGCCGCGACATGGCCGAAGCGCGCCGTCACCTGGAGGCCTTCGAGTTCCTGTTCCACTGCGAGCTGGAACTGCGCAAGCTGCGCGGCTGAACCCGCGCGCAGGTGCAGATGCCGATCCGGAATCTGCACCCTGCGCCCACCCTGCTACCCTGTCTTTCCCCCGAGACGTTCAAGCTGCCGCCATGAGCCGACTGCGCATCTACGACGACACCCGCCCCGAATCGCCGCTGCTGGACACCCAGGACGGCGCTGTCATCGCTGCCGAACTGAAGCAGATCGGCGTCACCTTCGAGCGCTGGCAGGCCACCGCACCGGTCGCGCCGGGCGCCAGCCAGGATGAAGTGTTCGCCGCCTACCGTGCGGACATCGACCGCTTGGTCGCCGAGCGCGGCTTCAAGAGCGTGGACGTAGCCTCGATCGCCCCGGACAACCCCAACCGCGCCGAGCTGCGCAGGAAGTTCCTCGACGAGCACTTCCACAAGGAAGACGAGGTGCGCTTCTTCGTCGCCGGCTCCGGCCTGTTCACCCTGCACGTGGAAGACAAGGTGTACGAGATCGAGTGCGTGAAGGACGACCTGATCGCCGTGCCCGATGGCACCACCCACTGGTTCGACATGGGCGATGAGCCCAGCTTCGTGGCGATCCGCTTCTTCACCGAGCCGGATGGCTGGGTCGGTCACTTCACCGGCACCGACATCGCACAGAAGTTCCCCCGTTACGTCCCTACCCAGGCATCCTGATCCATGCAGCCCCGCGTCATCCTGACCGATATCGAAGGCACTACCAGCAGCATCTCGTTCGTCAAGAACGTGCTGTTTCCCTATGCGCGCCAGGCGCTGCCCGGCTTCGTCGCCGAACACGGCCAGGACCCGGACGTGCGCCGCTGGCTGGACGCGGTAGCCACCGAGATCGGCGGCGCCTGCCAGGACAGCCTGGTGGTCGAAACGCTGCAGGGCTGGATCGACCAGGACCGCAAGCACACCGCGCTGAAGGCCCTGCAGGGCCGGATCTGGGACGCCGGCTACCGTCGCGGCGACTACACCGCGCACTTCTATCCGGAAGTGACGGCGGTACTGAAGGGCTGGCACGCCTCGGGCCTGCCGCTGTACGTGTACTCCTCCGGTTCGGTGCCGGCGCAGAAGCTGTTCTTCGGTTTCAGCGACGCCGGCGACCTCAGCCCGCTGGTGTCGGGCTGGTTCGATACCGAAGTCGGCGGCAAGCGTGAGGCCGACAGCTATCGCCGCATCGTGCAGGCGATCGGCGTCCCGGCCGGCGAGATCCTGTTCCTGTCGGATGTGGTGGAAGAGCTGGACGCCGCCCGCGAAGCCGGCCTGCAGACCCGCCTGATCGACCGTCTGGATGATTACCCGCTGCCGCGCACCGGCCAGGCCACCAACGGCCATGAGCGGGTCGAGAATTTCCAGCAGATCCAGCTGTAACTCGAAAAGGGTAGATGCCAACCTTGGTTGGCATGCTCCCGGCGTGCCAACCAAGGTTGGCACCTACCAGAGCAGAATATGCCTGCCCGATGGTCCGGTAGATGCCAACCTTGGTTGGCATACGGCCGATGTGTCAACCAAGGTTGACACCTACCAGAACATGGTTCGCCTGCCCTCAACGATCGTTGAGTGTTTTTACCTTCAACGCTTCTCGCAGCGTCGTCAGATCCACCGGACCACGCACTGCAATGTCCCGGGTTTCACCCGGCAGCAGGTCCAGCAGGTTGTCTTCGATCTGCACATCCAGCGCACCGAAATCGATCCACGTCGCGCGCACGTATGCCGCGCTTTCCAGCCGTAGTCGATAGTGGTCGCCTTCTATGGACAACGTGGCCTTGAGCTTCTGCCGCGGCAACACCTGGTCCTTGGCCTCGGCGAAACCGACCACCTGCCTCGCGCTCACCTTGCCGTCCTGCAGCAGTTCGAACACCGCCACCGTGCGCTTCGGGTCGGCACCGGCCAGCAGTTCGGCGTCGCGGAAATCACCGATCGAGGTGACACCTTCCCCCGCCAACGTGACCGCCTCCTCACGGCGGCCCAGCACCTTGCCCTCCACGTCCATCACCCGCAGCCGCAAACGTGCCTCCCGCGCGGCGCCATCATTGATCAGGCGCACCCGCGTATTGCCCTCGTCGCGCAGCGCAGCCACCGTCACCGGCGCGAAGAAACGCCGCGCGGCAAAGTGCAGCGCCTTCCAGCGGCCGAAGTAGTCCACGCTGGACCATGAAGCGCCCGGCCAGACATCGTTGAGCTGCCAGTACAGCGAACCCATCGTGTACGGACGCGAGGCGCGGTGATGCAGCGCCGCCAGGGCGATGCCATCGGCCTGCATCACCTGGCTCAGGTAGACGAAGTCCTCGAAGTCCTTTGGCGTGCCGTAGCCCAGTTCGATGTAATGCAGCAGGCGGCTGTTGCCCTCGCCGGCCATGAATTTCTGGTGCGCGCGGATGACCGGGCTGTCGATGCGCTGCTCGGCACGGGTGGCGATCTGGTCCACCGTCGCCACCGACGGCCACGCCTGCAGCCCGTACTCGGACATGAAGCGTGGGGTCTCGCGCAGATAGGCCTGCACCGGCAGCGCCGGATTGCCCCAGACCTGCCAGTAATGCTTGTCGCCGCGGGTGGAATCGTTGGCTTTCTCGTCCAGATCATTGCTGGGCGAGCTGGACCAGTACGGCACGCCCAGCCCCTCCTCACCCACCACCTGGCGCAGGTCGTTGCCGAACAGGTCGACATAGCCCTGCCACACCTTCGCTGCAAACGCCGGGTCGGCCGCCTTCAGGTCGCGACCGTGGCCCCAGTCCTTCCAGGCGGTTTCTTCCTCGTTGTTACCACACCACAGCACGATGCTGGGGTGATGGCGCAGCCGGCGCACGTTGTCGCGCGCCTCGGCCATCACGCTGGCACGGAAGGCCGGATCGTAACCCGGCTGCATGCCGCCGCCGAACATGAAGTCCTGCCAGACCAGCAGGCCCAGCTCGTCAGCGATGTCGAAGAACGCATCATCCTCGTAGTAGCCGCCGCCCCAGTTGCGCAGCATGTTCATGTTGGCGTCGCGCGCGGCCGTCAGTACCTGGCGCAGGCGTGCGGCATCGGCGCGCGCGGGGAAGGCATCGAACGGAATGACGTTGGCGCCCTTGGCGAAGATCTCCACACCGTTGATGACGAAGGCGAAGCCCTGTCCACCCTTGCCGTCTTCCTCACGGCGCAGCTCAACCGTGCGCAGGCCGATGCGCTGCTCGCGCACCCGCGTTGCATCGGCGCCATCATCCAGGCGGGCCTGCACGGTGTAGCGGTCCTGTGCACCGTGGCCGACCGGCCACCAGCGCTGCGGCTTGACCAGTTCGACTGGTACTTCGACAGCGTTCTGGCCGGGCTTCAACAGCACCGTGCGCTGCACCTGGGCCACGCTGCGGCCTTGCGGATCGCGCACATCGACATTGACCACCGCAGAACCGGCAGCGTTGCCCTGCTCCACCTGCAGCAACACCGCCAGCTTCGCCTGTTCCGCGCTTAATGCATCGGTGCGCACGGCAAGATCGGTCAGGCGGTGCGCATCCCAGGCCTGCAGGTCGACCCCGCGCCAGACGCCGGCGGTGACATAGCGCGGGCCCCAGTCCCAACCGAAGTGGTAGGCCGGTTTGCGCGCGAAGTTGCCGACCATCGCGTCTTTGGGCTCATCCCCATAGGGCGAAGGATAGTTGCCGGCGATCTTGTGCGGCATCGCCTGCACGCCCGGCAGCAGGGTGCGGATGGGCGATCGGAACACGATCTGCAGTTCATTGCCATTCGCCCGCAGGCGCCGGTCCACGCGCGCACGCCACGTGCGGTGCGCGTTGTCTGCACGCAGCAGCGGCTTGCCGTTGAGGCTGACCTCGGCATAGGTATCCAGCCCGTCAAAGCGAAGCTCGGCATTGGGCTTGGCCAGCGTCGCCGCATCCACGTCGAAGCGGGCGCGGTATTCCCAGGCTGCCAGGCCGATCCACTGCAGCTCCGCCTCGGGCGCACCGACGTACGGATCGCGGATCAGCCCGTGGGCCAGCAGGTCGGTGTGCACGCTGCCCGGCACCTTCGCCGCACGCCACTGCTGCAGGCCCGGATGGGCTGCACCCTGCGCGTCGCCGGGCAGCATGCGGAACTCCCACTGCGCCTGCAACGGGGCCGCCAGTGCAGGGAACACAGAGGTTGCGACCAGCAGCAGGAGCAGGCGGACAACGAGGGAAAGGCGATGCACGGGATGCTCCTGTTTTTCCGCCGGGCCTGGCCCGGCGCTACCTGCAAGTCTGATTCGAGGTAGTGCCGGGCCATGCCCGGCGTACCCATCTCAACGCACGACGTTCAATACTTCGTAGCACGCACCCATGGTGTGGTAATCCACCTTGCCTGCCGGGCTCTTCTCGTCGCTGTACTTGCGGTTGTCGGCATCGAGGATGCGGAACCAGGCACCGTACTGGTGGTCGACGAAGTGCTCCCACGAGTACGCCCAGATGCGCTCGTACCACTGCCAGTAGCGGTCATCGCCGGTGCGCTGGGCCATCAGTGCGGCGGTGGCCAGGGTCTCGGCCTGAACCCAGAAGTACTTGTCGTCGTCGCAGACGAAACTGTCGCCACCGATCGGGGCGCCCTCCATGCCCGGCTGCCGGCGCGATTCCGGCGCGAAGCCGTAGTAGAGGCCACCACGCGCCTCATCCCAGCTGCGGGCCACGGCGACATCGAACAGATGCTGCGCGGTCGCCACCAGCCAATCGGCCTGCACATGGCGGTCCAGGATCAGCAGCAGCTTGGCCCACTCGGTCTGGTGACCGGGCTGGAAGCCCCACGGGCGGAACAAGTGCTTGGGGTCGTCCAGGTTGTAGTCCCAGTCGATCTCCCAGTTCACGTCATAGTGTTCCCAGACCAGGCCACCGGCCTTGGCGGCCTGGCGGCGGGTCATGTTGTCGGCCAGCTGCAGCGCGCGTTCCACATAGCGCTGCTCGCCACTGGCCTCGAACGCCGCCAGCATCGCCTCGCACATGTGCATGTTGGCGTTCTGGCCACGGTAGCCGGTAAAGTTCCACTGGCCATCGGCCTCGTCCTTGTACAGGCCGTGTTCCGGCTCCCAGAAGCGCGCTTCCAGCAGCTGCCAGGTCTCGTCCATCCACGCGCGGGCCTGCTCGATGCCGGCCTTCAACGCACAGCTGTAGGCCAGCAACACGAAGGCCACGCCGTAGCAATGGTTCATGTCGTCCTCGACCTTGCCGTCGCGCAGGGTCCAGGCATAGCCACCGGTAACCGGATTGCGATGCACCTCGCGCAGGTAGCGCACGCCGTGCTCGACCGCGTCGCGGTATTCAGCGTTGCCGAATTCGCGGTAGGCCATCGCGTAGTTGAAGACGAAGCGCGTGCTGCTGACCAGATGGCGATGGCTGGCATCGTAGATGCTGCCGTCATCGCGGAAGTAGTGGAAGAAGCCGCCGTTCGGGTCGATGCAGCGCGGGTGGTAGAACGCCATCGTGTCGGCGATATGCGCACGCAGGAACGCGGGCGAACGGAAATCGGGCGAGGTGTTCATGCGGTAATGTCCTGGGCCTGCAGCAGCTGCTGCACTTCATCGAGCGAGGGCATCGCGGCGAACGCGCCCTTGCGGGTAACAGCCAGCGCGCCGACCGCGGCGCCGAAGCGCAGCGTGGCGGTGATCGCCTCGGGGTCCTGGCAGAACGCGGCAAAGCCTGCGCCCGCCCCGCCACGCTCCAGCAGTCCGACCAGCACCCCACCGACAAAGGCATCGCCGGCGGCCGTGGTATCGACGGTGGCTACGCGGAAGCTGGTGACCGTGCCGTGGTTGTCGCGCGTGTACCAGTGCAGCGTGGCCGCACCATCGGTAACGATGACCCAGCGTGCCTGCGCAGCCAGCAGGCGCTTCAGCACCACTGCCTCACCATCGGCACCCAGCGGTGCCGCCAGGTAGTCCAGCTCCTCGCGCGACAGCTTGACCAGGTCGGCACGCTGCAGCGCCTGCCACAGGCGCGGCGTCGGATCTTCGCTGGCCGGCCACAGTGCCGGGCGCAGGTTGAGGTCCAGGCTGACCACCGCACCGGCGGCACGGGCGCGCTCCATGCCGGCGAAGGTCGCCTCGGCGATGGACGGCTCGGTCAGGCTGTTGGAGCAGACGTGGAAGCACTGCGCGCTGTCGAAGCACGCGGCCTGGAAGTCGCTGTCACGGAACAGCAGGTCGGCGGCCGGCGGGCGGTAGAAACTGAAGCTGCGCTCGCCGCTGGCATCCAGCGCGACGAAGGCCAGTGCGGTCTTGGCCGCATCGGTACGCACGATGTAATCCGTGCCTACGCCGTGTTCGACCAGGCTCTCGGCCAGGAAGTCACCAAACATGTCGCGGCCCAGCATGCCGACGAACTGGGTCTTCGCACCCAGTCGCGCTGCCGCCACCGCAACGTTGGCCGGCGCCCCGCCGGCGTACTGCAGGAACGCGCGCGGCGTGTCGGCCGAGGCCGGCGGCTGCGCCAGTAGATCGATCAAAATTTCGCCGAAGCAAACGATGGAACCCATTCCGGACTCAGCCTCCCTGCGTTGCGGAAGCCGGCGTACGTGCGCCGACCAGTCCGTAGAAAATGATGTAGCCGTAGCACAGCAGCGGCAGGATGAAGCTGGCCTGCACACCGATGTGGTCGGCCAGCACGCCCTGCAGGTACGGCACTACGGCACCGCCGACGATGGCCATGATCAGCAGGCTGGAGCCCTTGTTGGTCAGCGGGCCCAGGCGCTCGATGCTCAGCGCGAAGATGGTCGGGAACATGATCGAATTGAACAGGCCGATCGCCACCACCGAGTACAGCGCGATGTTGCCGGAGGTCAGCATGGTCGTGACCAGCAGTGCCACGTTGACCAGCGCGAAGATCGCCAGCAGGCGGCTGGGCGAGAAGCGCGCCAACAGCGCCGAGCCGGCGAAGCGGCCGATCATCGCCATGGTCCAGTAGGCCGACACGTAATGGGTGGCCTCCTGTTCGCTGAAGCCACCGATGTTCGGCATCGACAGGTAATTGACCAGGAAGCTGCCGATCGATACTTCGGCACCGACGTAGAAGAAGATGCCCAGCACGCCCAGCAGCAGGTGGCGCTTGCGCAGCGCATCCAGGTAGCTGTGGCGGTGACCCTGGTCGGCCTGTTCGGTGGCATCGCTCAGTGCCGGCAGGCGGAACAGGAACACGAACAGCGCCAGCAGCACCAGCGCAACGGCCAGGCCCACGTACGGGCCCTGCACGGCCTGCGCCTCGGCGGCGCGGTAGGCCAGCTGTTCGGCGGGCGGCAGCGCGCTCAGTTCATCGGCGCTCTTGACCGTGTTGGACAGGATCAGCATGCCGCCGAAGATCGGGGCGATGGCCGTGCCCAGCGAGTTCAGTGCCTGCGCCAGGGTCAGGCGGCTGGAGCTGGTCTGCTCCGGGCCCAGCAGCGCGACGTAGGGGTTCGCAGCAACCTGCAGCACGGTGATGCCGGTGGCCAGCACGAACAGTGCGCCGAGGAAGGCGCCATACACGCGCAGCTCGGCCGCCGGCCAGAAGCCCAGTGCGCCGATACCGGCGATCACCAGGCCGGCCACGATGCCCTTCTTGTAACCCAGCGCCGCCACCAGGCGGCCGGCCGGCAGCGACATCAGGAAATAGGTTCCGAAGAAGGTGAACTGCACCAGCATCGCCTTGGCGTAGTTCAGCTCGAACACTGCCTTCAGGTGCGGGATCAGGATGTCATTGAGGCAGGTCAGGAAGCCCCACATGAAGAAGATCGTGGTGACCACGGCCAGCGCCTTGCCGTTGGTGACGGCGGGTGCGTTGCCCGAAGAACCCGATGGACGGGGCGTTGCGGAGATCGGCATGCGGTACGCGCCTCGATGCGCGGAAGGTCGTTGTTGCGTGGAAGGGGTACGTGGAAGGAATCAGTTCGGCCGTGCGGCACTGCTTTCGCGGATGCGCAACTGCACCGGCGCCACCGTGCGCCGTGGTGGCGCGTCCGGTTCGTCCAATCGTTGCAGCAGCAGCGCGGCCGCCTGCCGGCCCCGCTCGCGCGGATCGGCGGTGAGCGTGGTCAATGGCGGCACCGCGACCGATGCCTCGGAAATATCGTCGAAGCCGGTCACGGCAAAGTCACCGCCCGGACGAATGCCTCGCGAGTTCAGGCCCAGCATCAGGCCCAGCGCGACGGTGTCGTTGTAGCAGACCGCCGCGCTGGGGCGATGGCCATCGGCAAACAGCTCATCGGTGCGCGCAGCGGCTTCCAGCCGGTTCGGCGCCGACTCGATCATCCAGCCCGGCGGCAGCGACAGGCAGGCCTCGGCCAGCGCCTGCTGGAACCCGGCACGCCGCTGGTGGCACGAGCTCGATGCGGCGTGGCCGCCGAAGAAGGCGATCTGGCGATGGCCGCGCTCGATCAGGTGGCGCGTCGCCAGATAGGCGCCGTGCTGGTTGTCCAGGGTCAGGAAGTCCCAGTCGGCCCCTTCCAGTTCGCGGTTGAACAGCAGCACGTTGGCATTGGCGCCCAATGCCTGGCGCAGCTGCGCGGTGTCGCTGCCTTCGGCCGGCGACAGGATCAGGCCGGCCGGGGTGTGCTCCATCAGCGTGGACAGCACCGCCTGCTGGCGCTCCGGCGATTCGCCGGTGCTGCCGAGCAGGGTCACATAACCACGCCCGCCCAACGCCTCGTCCACGCCGGACGCAAATTCGGCGAAGAACGGGTTGGACAGGTCGTTGATCACCAGCGCGATGCTCGACGAGGTACGACGGCGCAGGTTGGCGGCCGCGCGGTTGTAGACATAGCGCTGCCGGCGCAGCTCGGCCTCGACCTTGGCCCGGGTATCGACATTGACCAGCGGGCTGCCGCGCAGCACCAGCGACACGGTCGCCCGTGACACGCCGATGGCACGCGCGATGTCGGTCACCGTCACTGCCTTGCCGGCGCGTTTGCTGGGACTGCTGCCGTTGTCGTTCATCGTCTTCCCGGACTCCGCTGGAGGCTCAAGCCTAATGGATCAGGGCCGTGTCGTGCCGTGCCGTTCGCTGGGTCACCGCGAACGGCACAGTCCGGCTCAGCGCAGCTGGCTGCCCGGTGCCGCGCACCAGGATACCGGCAGGTCCTTCACCGCCGTGCCCCAGCCCTGCTCCGGCACCTTCGCATCCAGCGCAAAGCGCACGCGCGGGCCCTGCTGCAGGCGGCTCCAGTCCAGCCACACCGCTGCATGTGCCTGGCCATCGACCTGCACGCCCTGCACGTACTGCAGGCGGCGGCCATCGGCGCCCGGCGCGTCGATGCGCAGGGTGCGGCCATTGCCCATGTCCACTTCCACCCTGCTGAAACGCGGGGTGTGCAGCAGGAACTGGCCGCTGCCCGGCACCGCCGGGTACACGCCGATGGCGCTGAACAGGTACCAGGCCGACATCGTGCCGAGGTCGTCGTTGCCGGTCACGCCGTTCGGGGCGTTGGTGAACAGCTGCTGCGCGGCACGCACCACGGCAGCGGTCTTCCATGGCTGGCCGATCAGCGTGTACAGCCACGGCGAGTGCAGGTCCGGTTCGTTGTTCGGGTTGTAGCGGAACTGGTTGTAGTAGCTGTACGGCCCGACCACCCACTCCTTGCGGGCAGCGTTGAGCGGGTCGGCCTGCAGCGCATCCATCGCGAAGAACGCATCGAGGCGGCGACCGGCCTGCTCGCGGCCATCCATCGCTTCGACCAGGCCTGGCACGTCCTGCTGCGCCAGCCACTGGTACTGCCACGCGGTGCCCTCATGGAAGCCATGGTGCGAACGCGGGCTGTAGTGACCATCGGCCGGGGTGTACCACTGGCCGTCCTCGGTACGCGGGCGCGGGAAACCGGTGAAGCCGGTCTCGGCATCGCGCACCTGCGGGTCCCACACCTTGCGCCAGTTGCGGCCGCGCTCACGCAGCGTCGCCGCGTCCTGCGCGTGACCCAGGCCATCGGCCATCTGCGAGAGCGCGCAGTCGGCCAGCGCATATTCGAGCGTCGCCGAGCCACCGTGGTGCGGATCGACGTCCATGCCCTTGGATGGGAACGCACGGTCGTAGACCACGTAACCCTTGTCCAGGTAGGTGGGGTTGCCGGAGCGGCCGGCCATGCGCGAGTTCAACGGCGGCGTGCCGAAGGCGTTGCGGCGCAGCGCATCCCAGGCCTGCGATTCACTGCCCTTGAGCGCACCGAAGCGCCACAGGTCGACCATGAACGGGGTAACCGGATCACCGGTCATGATGTTGGTCTCGAAGTTGGCATAGCCCCAGCGCGGCAGCCAACCGCCCTGTTCGTCAATCGCCAGCAGGGTCCGGCCGATATCGCGCGCCACGTCCGGGCGGGTCAGCGCCAGCCACTGGTTCTGCGCGCGGTAGGTATCCCACAGCGAGAAGTACTCG
This genomic window from Stenotrophomonas maltophilia contains:
- a CDS encoding carbohydrate kinase family protein, translated to MGSIVCFGEILIDLLAQPPASADTPRAFLQYAGGAPANVAVAAARLGAKTQFVGMLGRDMFGDFLAESLVEHGVGTDYIVRTDAAKTALAFVALDASGERSFSFYRPPAADLLFRDSDFQAACFDSAQCFHVCSNSLTEPSIAEATFAGMERARAAGAVVSLDLNLRPALWPASEDPTPRLWQALQRADLVKLSREELDYLAAPLGADGEAVVLKRLLAAQARWVIVTDGAATLHWYTRDNHGTVTSFRVATVDTTAAGDAFVGGVLVGLLERGGAGAGFAAFCQDPEAITATLRFGAAVGALAVTRKGAFAAMPSLDEVQQLLQAQDITA
- a CDS encoding beta-mannosidase, coding for MHRLSLVVRLLLLLVATSVFPALAAPLQAQWEFRMLPGDAQGAAHPGLQQWRAAKVPGSVHTDLLAHGLIRDPYVGAPEAELQWIGLAAWEYRARFDVDAATLAKPNAELRFDGLDTYAEVSLNGKPLLRADNAHRTWRARVDRRLRANGNELQIVFRSPIRTLLPGVQAMPHKIAGNYPSPYGDEPKDAMVGNFARKPAYHFGWDWGPRYVTAGVWRGVDLQAWDAHRLTDLAVRTDALSAEQAKLAVLLQVEQGNAAGSAVVNVDVRDPQGRSVAQVQRTVLLKPGQNAVEVPVELVKPQRWWPVGHGAQDRYTVQARLDDGADATRVREQRIGLRTVELRREEDGKGGQGFAFVINGVEIFAKGANVIPFDAFPARADAARLRQVLTAARDANMNMLRNWGGGYYEDDAFFDIADELGLLVWQDFMFGGGMQPGYDPAFRASVMAEARDNVRRLRHHPSIVLWCGNNEEETAWKDWGHGRDLKAADPAFAAKVWQGYVDLFGNDLRQVVGEEGLGVPYWSSSPSNDLDEKANDSTRGDKHYWQVWGNPALPVQAYLRETPRFMSEYGLQAWPSVATVDQIATRAEQRIDSPVIRAHQKFMAGEGNSRLLHYIELGYGTPKDFEDFVYLSQVMQADGIALAALHHRASRPYTMGSLYWQLNDVWPGASWSSVDYFGRWKALHFAARRFFAPVTVAALRDEGNTRVRLINDGAAREARLRLRVMDVEGKVLGRREEAVTLAGEGVTSIGDFRDAELLAGADPKRTVAVFELLQDGKVSARQVVGFAEAKDQVLPRQKLKATLSIEGDHYRLRLESAAYVRATWIDFGALDVQIEDNLLDLLPGETRDIAVRGPVDLTTLREALKVKTLNDR
- a CDS encoding AGE family epimerase/isomerase, with protein sequence MNTSPDFRSPAFLRAHIADTMAFYHPRCIDPNGGFFHYFRDDGSIYDASHRHLVSSTRFVFNYAMAYREFGNAEYRDAVEHGVRYLREVHRNPVTGGYAWTLRDGKVEDDMNHCYGVAFVLLAYSCALKAGIEQARAWMDETWQLLEARFWEPEHGLYKDEADGQWNFTGYRGQNANMHMCEAMLAAFEASGEQRYVERALQLADNMTRRQAAKAGGLVWEHYDVNWEIDWDYNLDDPKHLFRPWGFQPGHQTEWAKLLLILDRHVQADWLVATAQHLFDVAVARSWDEARGGLYYGFAPESRRQPGMEGAPIGGDSFVCDDDKYFWVQAETLATAALMAQRTGDDRYWQWYERIWAYSWEHFVDHQYGAWFRILDADNRKYSDEKSPAGKVDYHTMGACYEVLNVVR
- the fucP gene encoding L-fucose:H+ symporter permease, giving the protein MPISATPRPSGSSGNAPAVTNGKALAVVTTIFFMWGFLTCLNDILIPHLKAVFELNYAKAMLVQFTFFGTYFLMSLPAGRLVAALGYKKGIVAGLVIAGIGALGFWPAAELRVYGAFLGALFVLATGITVLQVAANPYVALLGPEQTSSSRLTLAQALNSLGTAIAPIFGGMLILSNTVKSADELSALPPAEQLAYRAAEAQAVQGPYVGLAVALVLLALFVFLFRLPALSDATEQADQGHRHSYLDALRKRHLLLGVLGIFFYVGAEVSIGSFLVNYLSMPNIGGFSEQEATHYVSAYWTMAMIGRFAGSALLARFSPSRLLAIFALVNVALLVTTMLTSGNIALYSVVAIGLFNSIMFPTIFALSIERLGPLTNKGSSLLIMAIVGGAVVPYLQGVLADHIGVQASFILPLLCYGYIIFYGLVGARTPASATQGG